One genomic window of Polyangium aurulentum includes the following:
- a CDS encoding cytochrome P450: protein MADQPETARCPFHELMERFDPLEETDAVSLAAFYTRAHEEAPVFHSPKLDAYVISRHADVLAALKDHERISRIGSQPLHRKYVAEALAVLQQGVPMLANALIFVDPPLHTRLRKVVADAITPRRMASLAPVIRASAHRMVDSVITQGSAEFMSFFAFPFPIAVISELLSFPEEDHPRLRVWVDDFMRWSASPNLEPEEQVACARSVVALQRYLMTTLEERKASPKDDLVGDLLRSVDAGPAGMSMEEVLDNVALLIIGGYHTTALALGNGIYRLLSRRERWEALCAEPALAPTTVEEILRYDGIGEGIPREAKQDVEIGGVLIEKGSKLHIANIGAHFDKQVFPNPYEFDMRRENASRHTTFGYGIHYCVGAPLARLEMRIALEVLAERLPSLRLGPEEELKRVENTLHLAFSHLPVAWDV from the coding sequence ATGGCAGACCAGCCCGAGACCGCGCGGTGCCCATTCCATGAGCTGATGGAGCGGTTCGACCCGCTCGAGGAGACCGACGCGGTGAGCCTCGCCGCGTTCTACACCCGCGCCCACGAGGAGGCGCCGGTCTTCCATTCCCCGAAGCTCGACGCCTACGTGATCTCGCGCCATGCCGATGTCCTCGCGGCGTTGAAGGATCACGAACGCATCTCCCGGATCGGGAGCCAGCCCCTGCATCGCAAGTACGTCGCCGAGGCGCTCGCCGTGCTCCAGCAAGGCGTGCCCATGCTCGCCAATGCGCTCATCTTCGTCGACCCGCCGCTCCATACCCGCCTGCGCAAGGTGGTCGCCGACGCGATCACGCCGAGGCGCATGGCGTCGCTCGCGCCCGTCATTCGCGCGAGCGCGCATCGCATGGTGGATTCGGTGATCACACAGGGCAGCGCCGAATTCATGAGCTTTTTTGCGTTTCCGTTTCCGATCGCCGTCATCTCCGAGCTGCTCAGCTTCCCGGAGGAGGACCACCCTCGGCTGCGCGTCTGGGTGGACGACTTCATGCGCTGGTCCGCCTCGCCAAACCTCGAACCCGAGGAGCAGGTCGCCTGCGCTCGCAGCGTGGTGGCATTGCAGCGTTACTTGATGACCACGCTCGAGGAGCGCAAGGCGAGCCCCAAGGACGATCTCGTCGGCGATCTCCTGCGGTCCGTCGACGCGGGCCCGGCGGGGATGAGCATGGAGGAGGTGCTCGACAACGTCGCCCTCTTGATCATCGGCGGCTATCACACGACCGCCCTCGCGCTGGGCAATGGCATCTACCGGCTGCTCTCCAGGCGCGAGCGCTGGGAGGCCCTCTGCGCCGAGCCCGCGCTGGCCCCCACGACCGTCGAGGAGATCCTGCGCTACGACGGCATCGGGGAGGGGATCCCGCGCGAGGCGAAGCAAGACGTCGAGATTGGCGGCGTCCTGATCGAGAAGGGCTCGAAGCTGCACATCGCCAACATCGGGGCGCACTTCGACAAGCAGGTCTTTCCGAATCCGTACGAGTTCGACATGCGGCGCGAGAATGCCAGCCGTCACACGACGTTCGGGTACGGGATCCACTATTGCGTGGGGGCGCCGCTCGCGCGGCTCGAGATGCGCATCGCGCTGGAGGTGCTCGCCGAGCGCTTGCCCAGCCTGCGATTGGGCCCCGAGGAGGAGCTGAAGCGCGTGGAGAACACGCTCCACCTCGCCTTCAGCCACCTCCCGGTCGCCTGGGACGTGTGA
- a CDS encoding alpha/beta fold hydrolase, whose protein sequence is MSIARIGDVEINYEVFGDKGPAVLLVMGLGTRGDSWSPISRALAGAGYRAIQFDNRDVGASSVLTTDYTVADMAADAIGLLDHLGIDRAHLIGISMGGMIAQEILLRAPGRFDRAVLIATSPGGRQAKMAAPELLGALLAMGGDGTAGVEGLRALYQAITAPGFADAHPELIEMSVAFALENPVTREGLMRQIGAIGRFSTWERLPGVNVPTLVVHGDADPLIPYENGVILSQRIPGAKLRTLPGVGHLVPLEAPAETFGAITAFFGS, encoded by the coding sequence ATGAGCATCGCGCGCATCGGCGACGTCGAGATCAATTACGAGGTGTTCGGCGACAAGGGGCCCGCCGTGCTCCTCGTCATGGGCCTCGGGACGCGCGGCGATAGCTGGAGCCCGATCTCGCGGGCGCTCGCGGGCGCAGGCTACCGGGCGATCCAGTTCGACAACCGCGACGTCGGCGCATCGTCGGTCCTCACGACCGACTACACCGTGGCGGACATGGCCGCCGACGCGATTGGGCTGCTCGATCACCTCGGGATCGATCGGGCGCACCTGATTGGCATATCGATGGGCGGGATGATCGCGCAGGAGATCCTCCTGCGCGCGCCTGGGCGATTCGACCGGGCGGTGCTCATCGCGACCTCGCCCGGCGGCCGGCAGGCGAAGATGGCGGCCCCTGAGCTCCTCGGCGCGCTGCTCGCGATGGGCGGAGACGGCACGGCGGGCGTGGAGGGCTTGCGCGCGCTGTACCAAGCAATCACGGCCCCCGGCTTCGCGGATGCGCACCCGGAGCTCATCGAAATGAGCGTGGCGTTCGCGCTGGAGAATCCGGTCACGCGCGAGGGGCTGATGCGGCAAATCGGAGCGATCGGCCGCTTCTCGACCTGGGAGCGGCTGCCCGGGGTGAATGTACCCACGCTGGTCGTGCACGGCGACGCCGACCCGCTGATTCCGTACGAAAATGGCGTGATCCTGTCGCAGCGCATCCCGGGGGCGAAGCTGCGGACGCTGCCGGGCGTGGGGCACCTCGTGCCGCTCGAGGCGCCGGCCGAGACGTTCGGCGCAATCACCGCCTTTTTCGGTTCCTGA
- a CDS encoding DUF350 domain-containing protein — translation MLETSSLIKATVATLVFVAIGLVVFAVAFFIITKVTPFSIRKEIEEDQNTALAIVIGSVIIGLAMIISAAVHG, via the coding sequence ATGCTCGAGACGTCTTCCCTGATCAAGGCCACCGTCGCCACGCTCGTGTTCGTCGCGATCGGGCTGGTCGTCTTCGCGGTGGCCTTCTTCATCATCACCAAGGTCACGCCCTTCTCGATCCGCAAGGAGATCGAAGAGGACCAGAACACCGCGCTCGCCATCGTGATCGGCTCGGTGATCATCGGCCTGGCGATGATCATCTCCGCTGCGGTCCATGGGTAG
- a CDS encoding AAA family ATPase, producing the protein MTSFALPCYAAGRTMYIRKIWIENIRCFGADERRVELDLTRPDGSLAGWTVVAGRNGAGKSSFLKAIALAVAGPSAARSLVPSGFAGWIRKGAQSSGYMGVELDCFDGGDGFTGAGTTPKEAFWADLILEPQPEGPEPKVAAYEAGKRLKHAERGPWAENPRGWFLAGYGPYRRLSGHTVESVRVMAGPGRFARVVSLFREDASLAECVDWLRSDVYLRRLEGRPGAKELEESVIALLNHDDLLPGGLKIHHIDSEGLWTERGGVLLPLQDLSDGYRTVIALVVDLIKQIHGCFGSFELHEEEEGTLFAHYMGVVLIDEMDIHLHVEWQQRIGFWLKKHFPGIQFIVTTHSPFICQAADPKGLIRLPAPGKDERAEHVSEELFKTIVNGGADAAAVTALFGLDHTHSDRAEKLREDIAQLEAKVIRGKATKEEEEELERLSADLPDTGSVAVERALRAARAAE; encoded by the coding sequence ATGACAAGCTTCGCGCTCCCCTGCTACGCTGCCGGACGCACCATGTACATCCGCAAGATCTGGATCGAGAACATCCGCTGCTTTGGCGCTGACGAGCGCCGCGTCGAGCTCGACCTCACCCGTCCGGACGGCAGCTTGGCGGGGTGGACCGTCGTTGCCGGTAGGAATGGGGCGGGTAAATCGAGTTTTCTCAAGGCCATTGCGCTTGCGGTCGCCGGCCCTTCAGCGGCGCGGAGCTTGGTGCCGAGCGGATTCGCAGGATGGATTCGAAAGGGCGCGCAATCGAGCGGCTACATGGGCGTCGAGCTCGACTGCTTCGACGGCGGCGATGGTTTCACCGGCGCAGGAACGACCCCCAAGGAAGCCTTCTGGGCCGATCTGATCCTCGAGCCACAGCCTGAGGGGCCTGAGCCCAAGGTCGCGGCGTACGAGGCTGGCAAACGCCTCAAACACGCCGAGCGTGGCCCCTGGGCGGAAAACCCGAGAGGATGGTTCCTCGCCGGCTACGGTCCCTATCGTCGCCTCTCGGGCCATACGGTCGAGAGCGTCCGCGTCATGGCGGGCCCTGGCCGCTTCGCGCGTGTCGTCAGCCTCTTTCGAGAGGACGCCTCGCTCGCCGAGTGCGTGGACTGGCTGCGCAGCGACGTCTATCTGCGCCGCCTGGAGGGAAGACCCGGAGCCAAGGAGCTCGAGGAGAGCGTGATCGCGCTGCTCAACCACGACGACCTCCTCCCAGGCGGGCTGAAGATTCACCATATCGACTCCGAAGGCCTCTGGACCGAGCGCGGTGGCGTCCTGCTTCCATTACAGGATCTCAGCGACGGCTATCGGACCGTGATCGCGCTCGTGGTCGACCTGATCAAGCAGATTCACGGGTGTTTCGGTAGCTTCGAGCTACATGAAGAGGAGGAGGGCACGCTCTTCGCCCACTACATGGGGGTTGTCTTGATCGACGAGATGGACATCCACCTGCACGTCGAATGGCAGCAGCGGATCGGCTTCTGGCTGAAGAAGCACTTCCCTGGCATTCAGTTCATCGTCACCACGCACAGCCCTTTCATTTGCCAGGCCGCCGACCCGAAGGGCCTCATCCGGCTGCCGGCGCCGGGCAAGGACGAGCGGGCGGAGCATGTCTCGGAGGAGCTCTTCAAGACCATCGTGAACGGTGGGGCAGACGCCGCTGCGGTCACCGCGCTCTTTGGTCTCGACCACACGCACTCCGACCGCGCCGAGAAGCTGCGCGAGGATATCGCCCAGCTCGAGGCGAAGGTCATCCGTGGCAAGGCCACGAAGGAAGAGGAAGAGGAGCTCGAGCGCCTCTCGGCCGATTTGCCCGATACCGGGAGCGTGGCGGTGGAGCGGGCGCTGCGCGCGGCGAGGGCGGCGGAGTGA
- a CDS encoding DUF378 domain-containing protein yields MVDTRINETGLSWLAWLAIVLVVVGALNWGLVGLFNFDLVAAIFGRLSAVSRIVYVLVALAGLYLLFLSTRLATRTRGVSTTGTGFDR; encoded by the coding sequence ATGGTGGACACGCGAATCAACGAGACTGGGTTGTCGTGGCTCGCCTGGCTGGCCATCGTGCTGGTGGTCGTCGGCGCGCTGAACTGGGGTCTGGTCGGGCTCTTCAACTTCGACCTGGTGGCGGCCATCTTCGGCAGGCTCTCGGCCGTCAGCCGGATCGTGTACGTGCTCGTGGCCCTCGCAGGCCTCTATCTCCTGTTCCTGTCCACGCGCCTCGCGACGCGGACGAGGGGGGTGAGTACCACGGGGACCGGATTCGATCGCTAG
- a CDS encoding YkgJ family cysteine cluster protein — MRALRVLQEQREAIRRRVQGEVAPLLGEDPARAAVRAHEALDEEWRRSTARQDALQPACSAGCSYCCHVHADATIPEILAVAAHLARTRSPEALEALRARLSRQALRVEHLSDEERWAAKIPCALLGEDGRCSIYEARPLRCRAFHSCSVDECRDAYAGREGAIVVTVPLLERAVDAVEDGYDRALVDAGLSAEGYRLEIALLVALEDPEAAARWRAGEPAFARARVQDG; from the coding sequence GTGCGGGCGCTCCGGGTATTGCAGGAACAGCGTGAGGCCATCCGCCGCCGGGTGCAGGGCGAGGTCGCGCCCCTGCTCGGCGAAGACCCCGCCCGCGCCGCCGTGCGCGCGCACGAGGCCCTCGATGAAGAATGGCGGCGCTCGACGGCCCGGCAGGACGCGCTCCAGCCCGCCTGCTCCGCCGGCTGCTCGTATTGCTGCCACGTGCATGCGGACGCAACCATTCCCGAGATCCTCGCCGTCGCCGCGCACCTCGCGCGCACGCGGAGCCCCGAGGCGCTCGAGGCGCTCAGGGCGCGGCTGTCCCGACAAGCTCTGCGGGTCGAGCATTTGAGCGACGAGGAGCGCTGGGCGGCCAAGATTCCCTGCGCGCTGCTCGGCGAGGACGGGCGCTGCTCCATTTACGAGGCGCGCCCGCTGCGCTGCCGGGCATTTCATTCGTGCTCGGTGGACGAATGCCGCGACGCTTACGCCGGGCGCGAGGGCGCCATCGTGGTGACCGTGCCGCTGCTCGAGCGAGCGGTGGACGCGGTCGAAGACGGCTACGATCGGGCGCTCGTCGATGCGGGGCTCTCCGCGGAGGGATACCGGCTCGAAATCGCGCTGCTCGTGGCGCTCGAGGACCCCGAGGCGGCCGCGCGCTGGCGCGCGGGAGAGCCGGCCTTCGCGCGGGCGCGGGTGCAGGACGGCTGA
- a CDS encoding NAD-dependent epimerase/dehydratase family protein, with protein MRVLVTGATGFLGAHLVEALLERGHEVRALVRQKSDTRHLARPGVELLRGSLAPAEGLGEAVEGAEAILHCAGGGRVSTTRELYRQNADTTRNLLDAALAARARPRSFVLVSSLSARGPTPDAAPLPAGSPDCPVSHYGKSKREAERATLLQSREMRVAVVRPPAIYGPRDDRWLGMFRAARRGWVPVVSPGLTSIVYGPDCARALCALVECDSPSGRIYTVDDGEARSWGELGTLIGATLGKSPRAFAVPQALLAAAGLAGEAMARLRGRPSFLSLDKVRDARGPHWVCDSEAIGRDTGWAHRTSFAEGAEATARWYRDQGLL; from the coding sequence ATGCGTGTGCTGGTGACGGGCGCCACGGGCTTTCTGGGGGCGCATCTGGTGGAGGCCTTGCTCGAGCGGGGGCACGAGGTGCGCGCGCTCGTGCGACAGAAGAGCGACACGCGGCACCTCGCGCGACCGGGCGTGGAGCTTTTGCGGGGATCGCTCGCGCCGGCCGAGGGGCTCGGCGAGGCGGTGGAGGGCGCAGAGGCCATCCTCCACTGCGCCGGCGGCGGGCGGGTGTCGACGACGCGCGAGCTTTATCGACAGAACGCCGATACCACGCGCAATCTGCTCGACGCCGCGCTCGCCGCCCGCGCGCGCCCGAGGAGCTTCGTGCTCGTCTCGTCGCTCTCCGCGCGCGGACCGACGCCCGACGCCGCTCCGCTCCCCGCGGGGAGCCCCGACTGCCCCGTCTCCCATTATGGCAAGAGCAAGCGCGAGGCCGAGCGCGCCACGCTCTTGCAAAGCCGCGAGATGCGCGTCGCCGTGGTCCGCCCGCCCGCCATCTATGGGCCCCGGGACGACCGCTGGCTCGGCATGTTCCGCGCCGCGCGCCGAGGGTGGGTCCCCGTCGTGTCCCCGGGCCTGACCTCGATCGTCTACGGCCCCGATTGCGCCCGCGCCCTTTGCGCGCTCGTCGAATGCGACAGCCCGAGCGGCCGCATTTACACGGTCGACGACGGCGAGGCGCGGAGCTGGGGCGAGCTCGGCACGCTCATCGGGGCAACGCTCGGCAAGAGCCCGCGCGCGTTCGCCGTGCCCCAGGCCCTGCTCGCCGCTGCCGGGCTGGCGGGCGAGGCCATGGCGAGGCTCCGCGGGCGCCCGTCTTTTCTCAGCCTCGACAAGGTCCGCGACGCGCGCGGCCCGCACTGGGTCTGCGATAGCGAGGCGATCGGACGCGACACGGGCTGGGCCCACCGCACGTCGTTCGCGGAAGGGGCCGAGGCGACGGCGCGCTGGTATCGCGATCAGGGGCTCCTGTGA
- a CDS encoding serine/threonine-protein kinase, translated as MLPARDIGALVAERFAIENAGHSGGMGTVYRARDAETGRVVALKLLDPTGDPDELVRFAREATLLSRLQHPGIVAYVAHGVTPEGQPYLVMEWLEGEDLQARLAREALDLHESLLLLRRVAEALAVAHARGVVHRDLKPSNLFLRDGLVERTTVLDFGLARAHVRSHELTRSGIVLGTPGYMAPEQVRGERTISPAADVFALGCVIFECLTGRTVYAGDHVLAVLAKILFDEPPRLRLLRPEMPEAVDDLIARMLARDPAVRLPDAAAVLAALGGLDEVSLSQSASISAPQRLSWGGVEQEFVCVLLATPGETRCTGEGSTALASTDISGLRTAITEHGAEAAVLLDGSIVATFGRERGAATDQAGLAARCALSMQSRSPGMKIALATGRKLAGGGLPVGDALDRAGRLLRQAAEDPECPAIVLDDVTAGLLGVRFQARKTPAGALVLVGEERALDESRPLLGKPTPCVGRESEIALLEGTLRECVEDAAPRGVLVVAEPGVGKSRLLHEFLRRAAPRERGILLLLGRGDPMRASATCGVLGGALRRHSGIAGDDGMAERRDKLARCIGERIPEDRRQRVVEFVGEVCGVPFPDEDSVKLRAAREDPRLMSDQITEAFLDYLRAETAERPVLIVLDDLHWGDALTVRLVDAALRSLEDRPLMVLALGRPEVLETFPDLRRFEHLLSLRPLVRRACERLAREVLGAPASPDAIARIVDRSGGNALFLEELIRGAAEGRGDEAPPTVLAMLQARIARLDPAARRLLRVASIFGEELTLSGLRALLDEGVEGLLERLVEDELFDVRRGEDAQRGDKVYRFRHALMRDAARALLTEEEAAGCHRAVGEWLAARPGTDAVVLAEHFLRGNDPARAAHLFGQAAEQAFEAADMDAALACAERGLSCGAEGEDRGVLASIAAGVHFWREQHAEVVARCSEALPLLPEGSLRWCRAFKHLLPAIAMTQPQALVQTADRFVRAKLSSDARSEYVQAATWASVMLSVIGMKPLFVAVLARVRRVQASTGERKGLGWASLRAAEANGDHVVLEAPWSCVRGQEESRQAFEDAGDRRSALIAGAYHGKALQDIGDLAAAESVLRDNLALAEGVNDAMPVIYAKTYLARLLAEAAPIERLDEPRRLALDVVASKNLSLLGVAQGALARIALRSGDVKAAEAEAGKAIEAVQLFPAYAWEIVALWGQIQRELGRGEEALRATDEAVEKLERLELHGVGEISLRVERIEAFLSLGRTDEARRAIAEALAALRLRQDDIPDAAARALYLASVPANARLVELAGAWLGVTVKP; from the coding sequence ATGCTGCCTGCTCGAGACATCGGCGCGCTCGTCGCGGAGCGTTTCGCCATCGAAAACGCCGGACACAGCGGCGGTATGGGCACCGTGTACCGCGCCCGCGACGCCGAGACCGGGCGTGTCGTCGCTTTGAAGCTCCTCGATCCCACCGGCGACCCCGACGAGCTCGTGCGCTTCGCCCGCGAGGCGACCCTGCTCTCGCGGCTCCAGCACCCGGGGATCGTCGCCTACGTCGCGCACGGCGTGACCCCCGAGGGGCAGCCCTACCTGGTGATGGAATGGCTCGAGGGCGAGGACCTCCAGGCGCGGCTCGCACGCGAAGCCCTCGATTTGCACGAGAGCCTGCTGCTCTTGCGACGCGTGGCCGAGGCGCTCGCCGTCGCGCACGCCCGCGGCGTCGTGCACCGCGATCTCAAGCCGAGCAATCTCTTCCTGCGCGATGGCCTGGTCGAGCGCACGACCGTCCTCGATTTCGGCCTTGCACGCGCGCACGTGCGCTCCCACGAGCTCACACGCAGCGGCATCGTCCTGGGCACCCCCGGCTACATGGCGCCGGAGCAGGTGCGCGGCGAGCGAACCATCTCCCCCGCGGCGGATGTATTCGCGCTCGGCTGCGTGATCTTCGAGTGCCTCACCGGCCGGACGGTCTACGCGGGCGATCACGTGCTCGCGGTCCTCGCCAAGATTCTCTTCGACGAGCCTCCCCGGCTCCGCCTCTTGCGGCCCGAGATGCCCGAGGCCGTCGACGACCTCATCGCGCGCATGCTCGCGCGGGACCCGGCTGTCCGCCTCCCCGACGCTGCGGCGGTGCTCGCCGCCCTCGGGGGCCTCGACGAGGTATCGCTCTCGCAAAGCGCGAGCATCTCCGCGCCGCAGCGCCTGAGCTGGGGCGGCGTCGAGCAAGAGTTCGTCTGCGTGCTGCTCGCGACCCCGGGCGAGACGCGGTGCACGGGGGAGGGGTCGACGGCGCTCGCATCGACGGACATCTCGGGGCTTCGCACCGCGATCACGGAGCACGGCGCCGAGGCGGCGGTGCTCCTCGACGGCTCCATCGTGGCGACGTTCGGCCGAGAGCGGGGCGCGGCGACCGATCAGGCGGGGCTCGCAGCGCGCTGCGCATTGTCCATGCAATCGCGCTCTCCCGGAATGAAGATCGCGCTCGCGACAGGCCGCAAGCTCGCGGGCGGGGGATTGCCCGTCGGCGACGCGCTCGACAGGGCCGGGCGCCTGCTGCGCCAGGCGGCCGAGGATCCGGAATGCCCTGCGATCGTGCTCGACGACGTGACCGCGGGGCTGCTCGGCGTGCGCTTTCAGGCGAGAAAGACGCCCGCCGGCGCGCTCGTGCTCGTCGGCGAGGAGCGCGCGCTCGACGAGAGCCGGCCGCTGCTCGGCAAGCCCACGCCCTGCGTCGGGCGCGAGAGCGAGATTGCGCTGCTCGAGGGCACGCTGCGCGAGTGCGTCGAGGACGCGGCGCCGCGGGGCGTGCTCGTGGTGGCGGAGCCGGGGGTCGGCAAATCGCGCCTCTTGCACGAATTCTTGAGGCGCGCCGCGCCGCGCGAGCGAGGCATTCTTCTCCTCCTCGGCCGGGGCGATCCGATGCGCGCGAGCGCCACGTGCGGCGTCCTGGGCGGGGCGCTGCGGCGCCATTCGGGCATCGCGGGCGACGACGGCATGGCCGAGCGGCGTGACAAGCTCGCCCGTTGCATTGGCGAGCGAATCCCCGAGGATCGGCGGCAGCGCGTGGTCGAGTTCGTCGGCGAGGTGTGCGGCGTGCCGTTCCCCGACGAGGACAGCGTGAAGCTGCGGGCGGCGCGCGAGGATCCGCGCCTCATGAGCGACCAGATCACGGAAGCATTCCTCGATTATTTGCGCGCCGAGACGGCCGAGCGCCCCGTCCTCATCGTGCTCGACGACCTGCACTGGGGAGATGCGCTCACCGTGAGGCTCGTGGACGCGGCCTTGCGCTCGCTCGAAGATCGCCCGCTCATGGTCCTCGCGCTCGGGCGCCCGGAGGTCCTCGAAACGTTCCCCGACCTGCGCCGCTTCGAGCACCTCCTGTCGCTGCGTCCCCTCGTCCGCAGGGCGTGCGAGCGGCTCGCGCGGGAGGTGCTCGGCGCGCCCGCCTCGCCCGACGCGATCGCGCGGATCGTCGATCGATCCGGAGGCAATGCGCTCTTTCTGGAGGAGCTCATCCGCGGCGCGGCGGAGGGGCGGGGGGACGAGGCGCCCCCGACCGTGCTGGCCATGCTGCAAGCGCGCATTGCGCGGCTCGATCCCGCGGCGCGGCGGCTCCTGCGCGTGGCGAGCATCTTCGGCGAGGAGCTGACGCTGTCCGGCCTGCGCGCGCTGCTCGACGAGGGCGTCGAGGGATTGCTCGAGCGGCTGGTCGAGGACGAGCTCTTCGACGTGCGCCGCGGCGAGGACGCGCAGAGAGGGGACAAGGTTTACCGATTCCGCCACGCGCTCATGCGCGACGCGGCCAGGGCGCTGCTCACGGAGGAGGAGGCCGCGGGTTGCCATCGCGCCGTCGGAGAATGGCTCGCGGCGCGCCCGGGGACGGACGCCGTGGTGCTGGCCGAGCATTTCCTGCGCGGGAACGACCCGGCGAGGGCGGCCCATCTCTTCGGTCAGGCGGCGGAGCAAGCGTTCGAGGCGGCGGACATGGATGCCGCCCTCGCTTGCGCCGAGCGCGGCCTCTCCTGCGGCGCCGAGGGAGAAGATCGCGGCGTCCTCGCGAGCATCGCGGCCGGCGTTCATTTCTGGCGCGAGCAGCACGCGGAGGTGGTCGCGCGCTGCTCCGAGGCGCTCCCGCTCCTGCCCGAGGGGAGCCTGCGCTGGTGCAGGGCATTCAAGCACCTCTTGCCGGCCATTGCCATGACGCAGCCGCAGGCGCTGGTGCAGACGGCGGACCGATTCGTGCGCGCCAAGCTGAGCTCCGACGCGCGCAGCGAATACGTACAGGCCGCCACGTGGGCCTCGGTCATGCTTTCGGTCATCGGGATGAAGCCTCTCTTCGTCGCCGTCCTCGCGCGCGTGCGGCGGGTCCAGGCCTCGACGGGCGAGCGCAAGGGGCTCGGCTGGGCGTCCCTCCGGGCTGCGGAGGCCAACGGGGATCATGTGGTCCTCGAAGCGCCCTGGTCGTGCGTGCGCGGGCAGGAGGAGAGCCGGCAGGCGTTCGAGGATGCAGGAGACCGGCGCTCCGCGCTCATCGCGGGCGCGTACCACGGGAAAGCCCTCCAGGACATCGGCGACCTGGCGGCCGCGGAGTCCGTTTTACGTGACAATCTGGCGCTCGCGGAGGGGGTGAACGACGCGATGCCGGTCATCTACGCGAAGACGTACCTCGCGCGCCTGCTCGCCGAGGCCGCGCCCATCGAGAGGCTCGACGAGCCCCGCCGCCTCGCGCTCGACGTCGTCGCGTCGAAGAACCTGTCGCTCCTCGGCGTGGCGCAGGGGGCGCTGGCCCGCATCGCGCTGCGCAGCGGCGACGTGAAGGCCGCAGAGGCGGAGGCGGGCAAGGCGATCGAGGCCGTGCAATTGTTCCCCGCATACGCGTGGGAAATCGTGGCGCTGTGGGGGCAGATCCAGCGCGAGCTGGGGCGCGGCGAGGAGGCCCTGCGGGCGACGGACGAGGCCGTCGAGAAGCTCGAGCGCCTCGAGCTGCACGGCGTGGGCGAGATATCCCTGCGGGTCGAGCGAATCGAGGCGTTCCTGTCGCTCGGCCGCACGGACGAGGCGCGCCGCGCGATCGCCGAGGCCCTCGCAGCGCTGCGCCTGCGCCAGGACGACATCCCCGACGCCGCGGCGCGCGCCCTTTATCTCGCGAGCGTCCCGGCAAACGCGCGGCTCGTCGAGCTCGCCGGGGCGTGGCTCGGCGTGACCGTGAAGCCCTGA
- a CDS encoding M35 family metallo-endopeptidase: MSKNIRFKWLGLAGLTVGVALLGACVAPEEEQNAAPGNVAVVDDAVDPAAGDVSVKLSANEVAVGADEDVSVTVTLTNNARHAVRLLAWYAPSEELEEDLFAVTRDGQPVEYIGPHYKRPAPQEKDFVVIAPGKSVTREVSLSNFYDLSKTGNYEIRYAVELKGASGKEPAAVESNDASLWIEGRANNSPDAKAAAGGTAEFTSSVAFNKCTTTQQSTVMSALGAASTMADDASAYLAGSAAANPRYTTWFGAFSSNGWGTAQGHFSAIKDAIDTKSIKFDCGCKKQYYAYVYPAQPYTIYLCSVFWNAPLSGTDSKGGTIIHEMSHFDVVAGTDDYAYGQTNAKALAKSDPSQALFNADNHEYFAENTPFLQ; this comes from the coding sequence ATGAGCAAAAACATTCGTTTCAAGTGGCTCGGGCTTGCTGGCTTGACGGTTGGCGTTGCGCTGCTCGGCGCATGCGTCGCTCCCGAGGAGGAGCAAAACGCGGCGCCGGGGAATGTCGCCGTGGTGGACGACGCGGTCGACCCGGCCGCGGGGGACGTCTCGGTGAAGCTGTCCGCGAATGAGGTGGCGGTGGGCGCCGACGAGGACGTCTCGGTGACGGTCACCCTCACCAACAACGCGCGGCACGCGGTCCGGCTGCTCGCGTGGTATGCGCCCTCCGAGGAGCTCGAGGAGGATCTGTTCGCCGTGACGCGCGACGGCCAGCCGGTGGAGTACATCGGCCCGCATTACAAGCGCCCGGCGCCGCAGGAGAAGGATTTCGTCGTCATCGCCCCCGGCAAGAGCGTGACGCGCGAGGTTTCTCTTTCGAACTTCTACGATCTGTCCAAGACCGGCAACTACGAGATTCGCTACGCGGTCGAGCTGAAGGGCGCCAGTGGCAAGGAGCCCGCGGCGGTCGAATCGAACGACGCGAGCCTGTGGATCGAGGGGCGCGCCAACAACTCCCCCGACGCCAAGGCGGCGGCGGGCGGGACGGCCGAGTTCACGAGCAGCGTGGCCTTCAACAAGTGCACGACCACGCAGCAGTCGACGGTCATGAGCGCGCTCGGCGCGGCGAGCACCATGGCCGACGACGCGAGCGCCTACCTCGCGGGCTCGGCTGCGGCCAATCCGCGCTACACCACGTGGTTCGGCGCGTTCTCGAGCAACGGCTGGGGCACGGCGCAGGGCCACTTCTCGGCCATCAAGGACGCCATCGACACGAAGTCGATCAAGTTCGATTGCGGCTGCAAGAAGCAGTACTACGCCTACGTGTACCCGGCCCAGCCGTACACGATCTATCTGTGCAGCGTCTTCTGGAACGCGCCGCTCTCGGGCACGGACTCCAAGGGCGGCACGATCATCCACGAGATGAGCCACTTCGACGTGGTCGCCGGCACCGACGACTACGCTTACGGCCAGACCAACGCGAAGGCGCTCGCCAAGTCCGACCCGAGCCAGGCGCTCTTCAACGCGGACAACCACGAGTATTTCGCCGAGAACACGCCCTTCCTCCAGTGA